Genomic DNA from Oreochromis aureus strain Israel breed Guangdong linkage group 13, ZZ_aureus, whole genome shotgun sequence:
tttgttgctggaagtgtttttatgcaatttttgcaaagctatatgtggaagaaaaccgtgacctagggcaagctaatggaataagatgtaagtacaactcctacggtgtcatatgcaaaaaaaacattattgcgctaccttacgtggttacagttctacagggatttaaaaatagttagggaaaatggagttgtaaagggttaatgatatattttatgtaataatttgtaaaattcgggttagaaacgatataaacgatagaagacaaatggcacgatagaaacttttctatcgtccacacgatatatattgtcatatcgcccagcactattGCATACTATTCTTGCACTTGATAGTTAAAGATAACTGTGTAATGCTTCGGAAACCTTACTGCAGTAACCTGATGTTCACCTCTACAAATGACAACATCTTGTACTATACTATTGTTTCCTCCTTTACATTTCTTGTTAATCCTACAGCCATTATTCAGATTTCGACGGCATAACTACAGATCACTGCAGGCACACAATGCACAAGTATTAGTTCTAGCAGCAGTATTGGTCAGTTGCAGACTTGCATACTGTACAAAAATTGAGCACAGAGGAATAAATTTCCCTTTAGCGTCCAGATTGTGTTTACATATCGCTACAGTGCTGATTAGAGCTGACTACACCACAAGCAGCGCTGGTTTGCATGGTTGTCTTACACTTTGCTTGTTTACATCTTTCTGTCACAGAAATCGAGACGTTTCAATCCATCCCGAGTAGCATTGGAGCATCTCAAACAATAGATAACTGATGTGGATTGTTTCACATTAACACTTacacttattaaaaaaataagaagaattTGTTTTCTAATGTCATCTAACGAGGGATCTAGTGTTTAAAATGGCTTGTCAACTAGTCATGCATATCTCTAGGATTTGTGTGCTGCTTTATGCTTGTGTGATGCAAATTCCTCATCATTCTAGCATTGTGTGTCAGGGAATCATGTAGGCCAGTTAACATCTGCTCTGTGCCACCATAAGATAACAAGTTAAGGAGGCTAATTTTAGGCCTGTCCTCATTTTTTGGAAGCTGAGGAGCAGGGCAGTGCATTTGCTAATATATCATGAAGTGTTAGTGTTGTAGTGAGTGCACATATCAGCAGAGCTAGTGGGGTTTTACTGTCTGTTATGCTTTCTTGCATACTCGGcctatattgtttttgttttgcaacaTAGGCCCCTCACAGTCTTTGTTGTAGTCTGTGCCACTTCATTCTGCTAAGTGTTGCTTTGGTCTTGATGGAAACCTGCAGTGCCAAGGACTAAGGAAATGCTCAGGGCTAATTTGTGTGCAGAGGAGATTACTGTAACTGCCCTGTGCTTACAACACCGCTGTGGCCCGTTTGCAGCTCCAAGAGGGTCTTTGGGTGTCCTATTTACAGTTGTTCTCTTAAGAAATATCACCTGATGTTCTCAAAAGCTTAAACTGTTAAACAGCTGTAATTAATCTtcaggttatttaaaaaaaatattgattgtTGGCTTCTCCTTTgtgagaaaacataaaaaaaaaattgttgttgAACCCTGAAAACCTAGCGTGAGGTTTCAAAATATTAGACTAATGGTAAAGTCCAAAGATCCACATTATTAGTAGAAGTAAAAtattacagaaagaaaagaagcaagACATCATAGATGAGGAGCTTAGAAGTCCAAGTATCACACCATTAGAAAAGTTTGACCCATTAccactagagctgggcgatataagattttttcatatcacgatatgtttttttcatttcaggcgataacgatatatatcacgatataagccaaataactatatttgaaataatcagcagcttgttttgatttaaatatttatttcccataataagttcaacagggtagatttgcaaatattgcaaactacacaaagggcagccgctaaagcgtttaagtttcaaaatagaacaaacaaaacagactactaaattgtcaattccacttagaaacaaaatattaattctaaaaataaatcttagtttgttttacaggagatcagacaaaattgactaacttgtcaatatcaaataaactgagaactaaaaggaaattctcaatctctccttgttgtatagcttagcttttcaaacagttttaacagttactttagtcttacaaaagccgaatgacgaattagcgctttcagtcagagattgagcatgcaccggtttattgtatttccagacttgctttcggcacaatttacaatgcgcgctactctgttttttgtcagacttgaaatatccgaaataccttcacactacggaacttctatgGCCTTTccgttcgacaatctctccagcattggaaccatcGTCTGTTTTGTCTTCGATAACCTTcggtcacgctctcggttgatttttctctagcgggcacactcatttcctccattacccaggcggcacggcggctggctgcttcccaaacaaatacacacgtgcggcttggcacttgtgctgtatgtaacaagtcacgtgacgtgatgctgcggctgtgattggttcagctctgcactacttaatttggattggctgttcttttttttttttttttttttttttttttttagcgcaagagagatgaggcctatcgcaatagtttaatttttctatcaagaaaaagttatttcgcaatacatatgttatcgttctatcgcccagctctaattacCACAGAACTTACTACAACCTTATATATTTCAGAAATGgaattataaatatattatatttacttCTAATTTATTATAGAAGTAAAGAATTAGGTAGACAAATATAACAGGAAAAAGGTTCAGTTAAGTAAGGCAGGACACATTCTTTGCTTCAACGATATTTGGTCAATCACGCTTGCATGCAAAGCCACTCCCAAATCCAATTTTGAGCTAGGAGAAACTTGGTTATAAAACTTATTttgaacatttaaaatgtatacgAAGTTGAGCTTAAACCCTAAGTCCACACTTAATGGGTGTCTCTCACAGGAAATACTGGTCCTTAGTTGCTTTAAAAGTTCTGCAAGAAGTTGAGGCGTTATTTCTattatttgtgtatttcacaATCTAACATAACTGCCCAAATGGCTGCCGATCTCAGCTAGTTTTTAGTACGCTCTTAAACAAAGAATAATCACCTTTGTTGCTTTCCACCATTGCTTTCCTTGCTGCAGCTGCTTATATTCTCTAAAGCACGCCAACTGTTCTGTGCTGGCTGTGTTCACTGCTGGCAACACAGCAGTGAACACAAGTGTCACAACTGAAGCCCTCTGTTAGCTGATGTTCTGGTCATATGTGCTCTGAATATTTCCTGATTGGCTTTGTTTCCCTGAGAAAAGATCTGTTACCAaagtcattttcaaaaacatttatttccttttttttttttttttaatattttttaaaaatctgcatATTCTCACATTTGAAGAACagcaaataattcaattttggcatttttcttgatttaaaaaaataaataaaaatcttttatgTACATGCTCTACCGGTACTagcagaacttttttttttcgttaGGATTTCCACTTTATCTAAAAACATGCTCAGTTTCCGTAAGAGGCCACGGACTCACAAAACAGACTATTAATTTCAAGACTTGACTTTCTTGTTTAGTGAAAATGTTCGACTGAAATTCATGTTATACATAAGTGATAGcgcttctttttaaaataactttcTTGTAAAATGACTAATGGCACAGCTTGTGGTCATGAATAGAAGAAGTTGTGTATAATTCCtccatttgtttttcagttaaaCACACTAGTAATGCATAACCTTCCACTTTCATAATTGTGATGTCTTATCTTGTATTGTCAGTTTTGTTACTCCTGATAAATGCTGTGTATCTTGATGGTGTCTATGAAGCAGGAGCTCATAGTtatacctttttcttttttttttcttttttttggggggtaaatATCAGGACTTCGATGGAGGTCATGTACTTATCAAGAATGCCAAGCAAATTAGAAGAGACTGGTCACGTTGCTTTCCTGAAAGCTCATTTGAATCTTGTGACAGACGTGACTGAGACAACTTGGTATGAATGGCTAATCGCGTAAATATTTGAATGAGCAAGGTTAATACTTGTAACCCAACCTGTTTCATAGGCTGtcagtaatttatatttaagtACACGGTGAAGTGTGTACTTAAATAGagtgtcattttagcctttacCTGTGAATATTCTgaatctttaaaagaaaaaatgataatatgtttttgttttaaaagatgATTTTGTATGTCATTCAAAGATGCAAGAAGCCATTCATCTATAAATAATAGATTTTGGAGTTCATCAAACTCATGTTTACTGCCTTTATGCCAATGATACGGGAAGAAATCAGTTTTTAAGGAAAGGGGTTTAAGAGTTAGCAGTAAATATTTACAGAAATTGGGGGGGAAAAGGCTGAGAAGAACACTAAAAGCGCTGTCCTGCTGACTTACTTGTCCTTTTTTTCCTGGCCCTGTGTGATTTTCAGCACAAAGCTATTTTAGAGCTTGACCTAGATGAAGGGAACCAGAGTGGCTAGCAGCATTTAGCCCAATACACAAAGCTGGAAAGAGTCCCGTCTTTAGTTTGATCCATgtggcatttcttttttttttttctctccagctTTACAGAACAGTAGTCTAAAGGAAGTTATTATGTTAAAACTTCCTTAGAAATAAGGAAGTAAGCTTTTCCTTAGAAATTGAGCTGGCCTCAACATTCCCGTTTCTCACTTTATCTTTTATCATCTAGCATGGTGTTATGTAACCGCTTTCATTTTAGCTTTTTATCTCCACTTGGTCTTAGGCTCTAAAGGTGTCAATGGATTCAAAGATTGCACCATTTCCCAACGCAAGGCTCCAAAACCTGAAGCGAAATCTGCAGATGACAATGATTTGTTTCCCAGAACCATGGATTTGGGCAAAAATATCAGTCCCACCCCCCAACCAAAGGAAGGGAGTCAAGAAAAAGACGTGAAGGTTTGATGTGTTTTCTATCATATTAGTCTATTCATGAGATTTGGGATATGTAAATATAACAATACTTTTATAAATGTTTGACGTAAGCAACACGTAGGAGAATAATGTGACCAACTGAGTTCTTTGAGGGTCACTACAAACATCACCTGAACCTCCCTGACAAACCTGACTGTTTGCAAACTTGTGTCTTCAGCCTGTGGAAGAGAAAGTGGCCAGACCCATCCAGATTGTCCAGGCAAATGAGCACAACTTTGAGCTGAACGCCACGGCACTGGAGGAAGTCCTACTGCAGAAACATGTGAAGGACCTTAACGTGGTTGTCGTGTCTGTGGCTGGAGCCTTTAGGAAGGGAAAGTCCTTCCTGCTGGATTTCATGCTGCGCTACATGCACAACCGGGTGAGACAACTGTTGTATTTACACTTTCTATAgtagggatttaaaaaaaaaaaaaaaagtttttaaaggtacaaattacattacattttccAAATATTTAAAGGAATATCGACCAACATGCATTTCGGCAAGAATTTTCTGAgctgtctctttctgtctggggtttgcatctttttctctcagcCCGTGTGGCTGTTCTggcttccttccacagtccaTGACATGGAAGTAATTCTAAGCTGGCCATAGAGTATGAGAACATGAATGAATGTGTCTTTCTGTATTAGTCCTGGACATACACTGGAGACCTGTTCAGGCTGTACCCCACCCCTTTCCCTATAACTTCTGGGATAGGCTCATGAAAGTACGCTGTGTCAGACCTGTTGtagttgttattgttgttaaaGAATCATTCTTTAATCATACTGGTACAACCCGCAATATTAAAGATATTCTTtagatataaataaagacagtcaAATTGATGTCTCCTCATATATAAAATTTACTACTTTCATTTGTACACAGTTTCCCTGAGCTGAGATATACATTAGTGCTAATTTTGAACCCAAGATGTGTTTACATGAGCTAAGTAAACATACGAGTTTATCCTTGCTCAGAGGGTGACTATTGAGTAACATTTTCAGTCAGTAGAGATTGTGAAATTGGGTAGAAATGAGCAAGGACAGCAGAGGACACTTCAACTAGTACTTGCATGCACAGGTGACGAGCAAAGACAAGTGCTTCCAGTTTTGATTTTGTACTGAGATACTTGCTGAACCAGGAGAGTAAGATTTGCAGTGAGGTCCACACGGTCCACGTGAGCACAATATCTTGTTCATTTCCTACACAAGTGTAAACGGTGAGTCTTTGAGCCCCTCTAACAGCAGTTGGACACACAGAAGCAGTCAGGATCACCTTACACTTATTTTCAAATAACACACACGTGACCACATACCAGGAAATACACAAGGGTGTTGTAAGTATGGTGTTTCTCAAAGTTGTTGGGCATGAACATGGGCATTCATGAAGTTAATGTTAATTAATTCAAGTTTATTCATGAGTTAATGTTACCACTAGACTTAATAAGTGTGCgcagctttttttcctttttattacaGGGAGTATTGtctgcaggtatttattatcTGTCATCACATCATACTTGGACACAGAGCACAGATATGTACTAATGGGGAATCTGTACTCTGACCTTTAAATCACACATTTGCTTTGAACCTGCATTTCCTATTTGTGGTCAGTGGGATAAACATTCATTGTCACAAAGAGTTACCATTAATTGACGTTTGTGCTCACAATCCCAACAGTTGACAGGcaaaaatatattatattaattatattatattatattatattatattatattatattatattatattatattatattatattatgtgAAATTCTACATTAagaaatcatttttattcatctgtttGTTCAGCTTGTGTTGATATCTCTTTTGCACAATGTTTAGTTCAAACGTGTTGCTGTAATCATCATAGATGCTATAAAACATGTTGATGGTGATTAACCTTTGGTTGCTTTTCCTTCGTTTAGCGTACTGCCTTAGTCTTACATGCACCATCCCAGAAACGTTGTGACACACTGCACTGACAAAAGACCTATTGGGCACCTGTGTAAATTTCACTTTTATCTTTTATCCTCTCCCAGTCTCATCTTGAGTCTTTCCTTTTCAGGATAAAGACTCATGGATAGGAGGTAATGATGAGCCCCTGACTGGGTTCACCTGGAGAGGAGGGTGTGAGAGGGAAACCACAGGAATTCAGGTCTGGAGTGAAGTGTTTGTGGTGGAGAAGCCTGATGGCAACAAGGTAGAtgcaccccaccaccaccaccaccacccacacACCTCACCAGACATATTTATCATGAACAGTTATTTTAATCGTTTGTTAATGAATTTTCAAGCATTTCAACACAAACTTGTGCTGAATGTGTTTTGAACTCGTTTCATCTCATCCCGCCAGGTTGCTGTACTCCTTGTTGACACTCAAGGAGCATTTGACAGTCAGTCTACTATAAAAGACAGTGCTACAGTTTTTGCCCTCAGCACAATGACCAGCTCTGTTCAGGTGATACTCAAAGCATGTCTTTTCTTTGACCAAAATATCCTtgcatatttattttaacatattAAGACTTAAGTCTTGCATTACAtttaagttttgtttgttttttttgttctttcaggTGTACAATCTCTCTTCAAACATACAAGAGGATGACCTGCAGCACCTTCAGgtttgtgtcattttgtttCTTCTCCCACCAAAAAGTACCATCAAAATATTCAGTTCTTTCATCGTCATTTATTATTCCTTTCATATGAAGCTCTTCACAGAATATGGCCGTCTTGCAATGGAAGAGGTGTCCGAGAAACCTTTCCAGGTACTGGCTTTTTCTGTTCGCTGTGTGTTTGTTGCAATTCatggtgtatgtgtgtttgaggTTTGAGTCAGCCCTTTTACTGAAAACAAATGTAGTGtgaacaagtaaaagtaaaaaaaaaaaaaaaaaagaataaaaatagcctaatttatttcagttacaatgttgttgttttgtttcgttttttcaTAAAATCAAAGACATTCTCTGAGTATCTGTTCTGTTGGTTTTGTCTTTTAGTCTCTAATGTTCCTCATTCGGGATTGGTGTTTTCCTTATGAATACTGTTATGGAATGAAAGGAGGCAATGAATTTCTGGATAAAAGATTGCAGGTGAGAATTACATTTCAACGCAGATTCAGAAAgtaaaagggggaaaaagtgtCAGAGGATGCAGGCTTCTAGACAGAAGAAACCTACCCTACCATACCATACCCTGATGTTCACACATTGATTATTGCCTCCTGCAGCACAAATAATTTTAACAATGTTCCTGTTATGGATGGCGTATGTCTtcttgaaaaacacaaaaagtcaGTAACAAGCTCACATTTTCACCGTGTGTGTCGATGCAGGTTAAACATAATCAACATGAAGAGTTGCAGAATGTGAGAAACCACATCCAGCACTGTTTCTCCAACATCAACTGCTTCCTCCTGCCACATCCTGGCCTGAAGGTGGCTACTAACCCAAAATTTGACGGCAGGCTGAGAGGTGAGAACAAGGCAACAGTAGTAATGTAGACTAATGGCTAAAGACGTGGTAGGTGCTGGTTGTACAGAGCCTGCTCAAAACTTTGTAGATTGGCGCCTATATGTTGTAGCTGTGACCTCAGTCAGTGTCAAAACTGGTCTGTGGGTTAACTCTTGTTCTTACGGCTGTTTGCCCTTTAAGGTGCCCACAGAGAAGAccaaattaaaaacatacaGGGAGATGAAGTGATACAAAGTTGTAAACACAATGAAAACTGTCCGCTGCAGCCATTTTTGAGCTTCTCATGCTTCTTTTTAACTTTGATGGGAGTTTTTTGTTTCCTCCCTTTCAAGATGAACACTGTTGTCACTCCCTTTCCTGTTCAGGCCAATTTTTCAACCAGTCACCATGGGATTTATGCATGGCATAGTCCCTGTCAGGCTTAAAACCAGAAACTTGAGAGAGAGGATTCTTTAAATGGCATTTCTAACTTCAAAGATGATAGCTGTCCTAACCCCTTAATATTGATAAAAAGAGAATTACAACATGTCTTCAGAGTGCCAAGTTTTACTTCTAGGATTATGTTGCCAAAGCACTTTGGACTGAAATTACACAACTTTCCATGTTTTAGACATCAATGAAGAGTTCAAAAAAGAGTTGGCCCAGCTCGTGCCTCTTCTTCTGGCACCAAGTCAGCTGGTAGAGAAAGAGATCGGAGGCAACAAGGTCACCTGCAAAGATCTTCTGGAGTACTTCAAGGTAGtgcataattttaaataaataccagTCTATGACCAAAATATGACCTATtgttcttaaaataaaattacatttaaaaaaagacagaggtCTCAGTGTATACAGGATTACAGCTGCTTGCACAAATGATTCCAGTGCTTTTCATACTGACCTCCTGCACTACAAATACAAAGCTTCAAATTGTACACCCTTCTGCCTTTTTTTGATAAATCACAAAAGCTTGAGAGTGAATAAACGACACACAGCTATCCAGAGCTTTTGGTAAACTGTGGTCTCACTGACAAACCTATTCAGTTCTTTGTCATCAGATTATGTTTCTCCAACTTTCTAAAACGGGTGTTCCAAGTCATACTtgcattaaattatatttaggggtttttactttttaaagatCACATCAGCCTTTTACTTGGAGTACTTGTTAATTCACCTACCTGACAGTGTTAACTGTGCAACAAACACTTTTGTGATGCTGTGCCTTATTTTTCATTCCTACAGGCTTACATAAAGATCTACCAAGGAGAGGAGCTGCCTCACCCAAAGACCATGCTGCAGGTCAGTAATTGGGAATCTTTTAAGTCATCTTGTTTTGATTAGGGTTATGCTCaatctttttgtcttttcattttttttgctaGGCAACAGCAGAGGCCAACAACCTGACAGCTGTGGCAGGAGCCAAAGACCTGTACAGCAAGAAAATGGAGCAGGTAAGGACCGATTTATCCCTGACATTCATCGTGAATGTAGTCTAAAAGGTGCCCAGGTCCAGGGAGCAAATTGGAGAATATCACTGCCTGATTAATCAATCTGCGCTTCCTACCTGATAATCAAACATTTTGGGCAAAAAGTTTCAGGCTACATTTTCCAGCCTGACAGTAGTCCCTGAgacactgccagtgcagtaaaagtgtACCTGGATAGGAAACCCCCCCCACAATGAATAATAAAGTGATCTTAAGttcattagaattgtacaaactctgcttTTGCCTTATCAGTGCATTTCCATGTACGTTTGACcatgtttcagtaaatcactgcaacctccttccttttttttttttcctttctttttcacagtGCTGTACTTTGAGTGCTGGTAGTTGTGATCGATCTAATTTTCATAGTATCGCAGTCAAGTATTTGCATGGATGCATTGAGTATATGAAAACTATCTTGCTGACTAATTTTACATGACTGACTCaggaaaatacagtaaatattttCCTGTGTAAATGCAATGCTAACGTAATAAGGTACCAACAAACCAACAGACTGACTTGGAATTTCATACTACTTAGGAATAAACATTTAGAAGGAAAGACTTTCTCCTGATCTCACATTTCCCCCTCCCTACAGGTCTGCGGTGGGGACAAGCCTTACGTTGCCCCAGGTGACCTGAAGCGCTGCCATGAGGAGATCCGCGATTACTCAGTGTCTTACTTCCGCTCTGTGAAGAAAATGGGGGGCAAGGAGTTTTGCCAGCGCTACCAGAATCAGCTGGAGTCAGAGCTGGAGGAAACCTACACCAACCTCTCCAAGCAGAACGATGGCAAAAACATCTTCTACGCAGCACGCACCCCTGCCACGCTTTTTGCTGTCATGTTCATCACCTATGTGGTGTCTGGAGTGACGGGTTTCATCGGCCTGAGCACCTTAGCTGCACTGGCTAACCTGGTCATGGGCGTGACGCTGCTGTCGCTCTGCGCCTGGGGTTACGTGAAGTACTCAGGAGAGTTTCGGGAGTTGGGAACGATTATAGATGAGGTGGCAGAAGCACTCTGGGTGCAGGTGGGTAGACAG
This window encodes:
- the LOC116325788 gene encoding atlastin-2-like isoform X2; the encoded protein is MAAESGLEKRTHLENNYNHTLDGKGSKGVNGFKDCTISQRKAPKPEAKSADDNDLFPRTMDLGKNISPTPQPKEGSQEKDVKPVEEKVARPIQIVQANEHNFELNATALEEVLLQKHVKDLNVVVVSVAGAFRKGKSFLLDFMLRYMHNRDKDSWIGGNDEPLTGFTWRGGCERETTGIQVWSEVFVVEKPDGNKVAVLLVDTQGAFDSQSTIKDSATVFALSTMTSSVQVYNLSSNIQEDDLQHLQLFTEYGRLAMEEVSEKPFQSLMFLIRDWCFPYEYCYGMKGGNEFLDKRLQVKHNQHEELQNVRNHIQHCFSNINCFLLPHPGLKVATNPKFDGRLRDINEEFKKELAQLVPLLLAPSQLVEKEIGGNKVTCKDLLEYFKAYIKIYQGEELPHPKTMLQATAEANNLTAVAGAKDLYSKKMEQVCGGDKPYVAPGDLKRCHEEIRDYSVSYFRSVKKMGGKEFCQRYQNQLESELEETYTNLSKQNDGKNIFYAARTPATLFAVMFITYVVSGVTGFIGLSTLAALANLVMGVTLLSLCAWGYVKYSGEFRELGTIIDEVAEALWVQVLKPVTEQYMGDNMRQTVMNSIRASLTEQGSQQTRLKTD
- the LOC116325788 gene encoding atlastin-2-like isoform X1, producing MAAESGLEKRTHLENNYNHTLDGKGSKGVNGFKDCTISQRKAPKPEAKSADDNDLFPRTMDLGKNISPTPQPKEGSQEKDVKPVEEKVARPIQIVQANEHNFELNATALEEVLLQKHVKDLNVVVVSVAGAFRKGKSFLLDFMLRYMHNRDKDSWIGGNDEPLTGFTWRGGCERETTGIQVWSEVFVVEKPDGNKVAVLLVDTQGAFDSQSTIKDSATVFALSTMTSSVQVYNLSSNIQEDDLQHLQLFTEYGRLAMEEVSEKPFQSLMFLIRDWCFPYEYCYGMKGGNEFLDKRLQVKHNQHEELQNVRNHIQHCFSNINCFLLPHPGLKVATNPKFDGRLRDINEEFKKELAQLVPLLLAPSQLVEKEIGGNKVTCKDLLEYFKAYIKIYQGEELPHPKTMLQATAEANNLTAVAGAKDLYSKKMEQVCGGDKPYVAPGDLKRCHEEIRDYSVSYFRSVKKMGGKEFCQRYQNQLESELEETYTNLSKQNDGKNIFYAARTPATLFAVMFITYVVSGVTGFIGLSTLAALANLVMGVTLLSLCAWGYVKYSGEFRELGTIIDEVAEALWVQVISKLLESVRSCLAWPISLLPSLPSGATLEFKALSPLNDNYKKTN